A single genomic interval of Pseudomonas sp. FeN3W harbors:
- the ilvN gene encoding acetolactate synthase small subunit, with the protein MRHIISLLMENEPGALSRVVGLFSQRNYNIESLTVAPTEDPTLSRLTLTTVGHEEVIEQITKNLNKLVEVVKLVDLSESAHIERELMLIKVKATGAQRAEVKRTTDIFRGQIVDVTTSVYTIQLAGTSDKLDSFIQAVGTASILEVVRSGVTGISRGDKVLSI; encoded by the coding sequence ATGAGACACATCATTTCCCTGCTGATGGAAAACGAACCGGGTGCGCTGTCTCGTGTGGTCGGTCTGTTTTCGCAACGCAACTACAACATCGAAAGCCTCACCGTGGCGCCGACCGAAGACCCGACCCTGTCGCGTCTGACGCTGACCACGGTAGGTCACGAGGAGGTGATCGAGCAGATCACCAAGAACCTCAACAAGCTGGTTGAGGTGGTCAAGCTGGTTGACCTGTCGGAAAGCGCCCATATCGAGCGCGAACTGATGCTTATCAAGGTTAAGGCCACCGGTGCCCAGCGCGCCGAGGTCAAGCGCACCACCGATATTTTCCGCGGGCAGATCGTCGACGTGACCACCAGCGTCTATACGATTCAGCTGGCCGGAACCAGCGACAAGCTGGACAGTTTCATCCAGGCCGTTGGCACTGCCTCGATTCTGGAAGTTGTGCGCAGTGGCGTCACCGGGATTTCCCGCGGTGACAAGGTGCTGAGTATCTAA
- the pssA gene encoding CDP-diacylglycerol--serine O-phosphatidyltransferase yields MSGQPEEPNKPVEPESILPIDEHVEETQEPDGRKVRHRGIYLLPNLFTTANLFAGFFSIITAINGNFYVAAATVFVAMVLDSLDGRVARLTNTQSAFGAEYDSLSDMVAFGLAPAVLAYEWALSELGNVGLTVAFIYVACAALRLARFNTQIGKVDRRWFIGLASPAAAGVVAGWVWAVWALDEVGIRGVDLPLILVMLFALMVAAAGLLMVSNIKYYSFKDLDLKGRVPFVAILVVVLVFAVVFSDPPRILLLIFLAYAASGPVQYLMQLRRRKRVEG; encoded by the coding sequence ATGAGTGGACAACCCGAAGAGCCGAACAAGCCAGTCGAGCCAGAAAGCATCCTGCCGATCGACGAGCATGTCGAGGAGACCCAGGAGCCTGACGGGCGCAAGGTTCGTCATCGTGGTATCTATCTGCTGCCCAATCTGTTCACCACCGCCAATCTTTTTGCTGGTTTTTTTTCGATCATCACCGCGATTAACGGCAACTTCTATGTGGCGGCCGCCACGGTATTCGTCGCTATGGTGCTCGATAGTCTGGACGGACGCGTGGCTCGTCTGACCAATACTCAAAGCGCCTTTGGTGCCGAGTACGATTCGCTGTCAGACATGGTTGCCTTTGGCCTGGCCCCCGCAGTGCTGGCGTACGAGTGGGCATTGTCCGAACTGGGCAATGTTGGGCTCACCGTCGCCTTCATCTATGTCGCTTGCGCCGCGCTGCGTCTGGCGCGCTTCAACACCCAGATCGGCAAGGTGGACAGGCGCTGGTTCATTGGTTTGGCTAGCCCGGCTGCGGCGGGAGTGGTTGCCGGCTGGGTCTGGGCGGTCTGGGCATTGGATGAGGTTGGTATTCGCGGCGTCGATCTGCCGCTGATACTGGTCATGCTGTTCGCGCTTATGGTCGCGGCAGCAGGTTTGCTGATGGTCAGCAATATCAAGTACTACAGCTTCAAGGACCTCGATTTGAAAGGGCGCGTACCCTTTGTCGCTATCCTGGTAGTCGTGCTTGTGTTCGCCGTCGTGTTCAGTGACCCGCCTCGCATTCTGCTGCTGATCTTCCTGGCGTACGCGGCCTCCGGTCCTGTGCAGTACTTGATGCAGTTGCGCCGTCGCAAGCGCGTCGAGGGTTGA
- a CDS encoding acetolactate synthase 3 large subunit: MELLSGAEMVVRSLRDEGVKYIYGYPGGAVLHIYDALFKEKAIEHILVRHEQAATHMADGYARATGKAGVVLVTSGPGATNAITGIATAFMDSIPMVVISGQVPSTMVGTDAFQETDMIGISRPIVKHSFMIKHPSEIPEVMKKAFYLAESGRPGPVVIDIPKDMTNPAEKFEYVYPKKAKLRSYSPAVRGHSGQIRKAAELLLGAKRPIIYAGGGVVLGKASAQLTELAKMLNLPVTNTLMGLGCYPGSDRQFVGMLGMHGSYTANLAMHHSDVILAVGARFDDRVINGATKFCPNAKIIHIDIDPASISKTIKADIPIVGPVDSVLTEMVAIVKEIGQSPNAETVASWWKQIDEWRGNRGLFPYDKGDGSIIKPQAAIEVLCEVTKGEAYVASDVGQHQMFACQYYKFDKPNRWLNSGGLGTMGFGLPAAMGVKLNFPEADVAVVTGEGSIQMNIQELSTCLQYDLPVKIVNLNNGALGMVRQWQDMVYNSRYSHSYMESLPDFVKLAEAYGHVGMRITDLKDLKPMMEEAFAMKNRLVFLDIAVDTAEHVYPMQIKDGAMRDMWLSKTERT; encoded by the coding sequence GTGGAACTCTTATCCGGCGCTGAAATGGTCGTCCGCTCCCTGCGTGACGAAGGCGTTAAGTACATTTACGGGTACCCGGGCGGTGCCGTTCTGCATATCTACGATGCGCTTTTCAAGGAAAAAGCCATCGAACACATCCTGGTTCGTCACGAGCAGGCCGCCACGCACATGGCCGATGGCTATGCGCGCGCGACCGGCAAGGCCGGCGTGGTGCTGGTGACTTCCGGTCCTGGGGCGACCAACGCCATCACCGGTATCGCCACCGCCTTCATGGACTCGATCCCGATGGTGGTGATCTCCGGTCAAGTGCCCAGCACCATGGTCGGCACCGATGCCTTCCAGGAAACCGACATGATCGGCATCTCCCGACCCATCGTGAAGCACAGCTTCATGATCAAGCATCCTTCGGAAATCCCCGAAGTGATGAAGAAGGCGTTCTATCTCGCCGAGTCCGGGCGTCCAGGGCCGGTTGTCATCGATATCCCGAAGGATATGACCAATCCGGCCGAAAAATTCGAATACGTTTACCCGAAGAAGGCCAAGCTGCGTTCGTACAGCCCAGCCGTGCGTGGGCATTCGGGTCAGATTCGCAAGGCGGCGGAGTTGCTGCTGGGAGCCAAGCGCCCCATCATTTACGCCGGTGGCGGCGTGGTCCTGGGCAAGGCTTCGGCGCAACTGACCGAGCTGGCGAAGATGCTCAACCTGCCGGTGACCAACACTCTGATGGGGCTGGGATGCTATCCGGGCAGCGACCGCCAGTTCGTCGGCATGCTCGGCATGCACGGTAGCTACACCGCCAATCTGGCGATGCACCATTCCGACGTGATCCTGGCGGTCGGTGCGCGCTTCGATGACCGCGTCATCAATGGCGCGACCAAGTTCTGCCCGAACGCCAAGATCATCCATATCGACATCGATCCGGCGTCGATCTCCAAGACCATCAAAGCCGACATCCCGATCGTCGGTCCGGTCGACAGTGTGCTCACCGAGATGGTCGCCATCGTCAAGGAAATTGGCCAGTCGCCGAATGCCGAGACGGTTGCCAGCTGGTGGAAACAGATCGATGAATGGCGCGGCAACCGCGGGCTGTTCCCCTATGACAAGGGCGATGGTTCGATCATCAAGCCTCAGGCGGCCATCGAGGTGCTTTGCGAAGTGACCAAGGGCGAGGCTTATGTAGCCTCGGACGTCGGTCAACATCAGATGTTCGCCTGCCAGTACTACAAGTTCGACAAGCCCAACCGCTGGCTCAACTCGGGTGGCCTCGGCACCATGGGCTTTGGTCTGCCGGCAGCCATGGGCGTGAAGCTGAACTTCCCGGAAGCCGATGTCGCGGTGGTGACGGGCGAAGGCAGCATCCAGATGAACATCCAGGAACTGTCCACCTGCCTGCAGTACGACCTGCCGGTGAAGATCGTCAACCTCAACAACGGTGCGCTGGGCATGGTCCGTCAGTGGCAGGACATGGTGTACAACAGCCGCTATTCGCACTCCTACATGGAGTCGCTGCCGGACTTCGTCAAGCTGGCCGAAGCTTATGGTCATGTCGGAATGCGCATCACCGACCTCAAGGACCTCAAGCCGATGATGGAAGAGGCATTCGCCATGAAGAATCGCCTGGTCTTCCTGGATATCGCCGTCGACACGGCCGAGCACGTCTATCCGATGCAGATCAAGGATGGCGCGATGCGTGACATGTGGTTGAGCAAGACGGAGCGGACCTGA
- the msrQ gene encoding protein-methionine-sulfoxide reductase heme-binding subunit MsrQ — protein MRYPVWRPAVFVCAASLPLYWLYLGWQFALGPDPGKVLVDNLGEGALVVLLLTLSMTPLQRLTGWGGWLAVRRQLGLWCFTYALLHLASYLYFLLGGDFSRLSEELRERPYILVGGLGFVGLTVLAMTSSRWSMRRLGKRWKKVHRLVYLIVVLALLHMLWVVRADAARWFLYAGSAAALFFLRVPAVAKALTSVCSRKSRLE, from the coding sequence ATGCGCTATCCCGTGTGGCGGCCGGCAGTTTTCGTCTGTGCCGCGAGCTTGCCATTGTATTGGCTGTACCTGGGCTGGCAGTTCGCGCTTGGCCCTGATCCCGGCAAGGTGCTGGTCGACAATCTTGGCGAGGGCGCGCTGGTCGTGCTGCTTCTGACGCTTTCAATGACGCCCTTGCAGCGATTGACTGGATGGGGCGGCTGGCTGGCCGTACGGCGTCAGCTTGGGCTTTGGTGTTTCACCTATGCGCTCCTGCACCTGGCGAGTTATCTATACTTTTTACTCGGTGGCGATTTTTCCCGTCTGAGCGAAGAGTTGCGCGAACGACCCTATATCCTGGTGGGTGGACTAGGGTTTGTCGGGCTGACTGTCTTGGCGATGACATCGTCTCGTTGGAGCATGCGCCGGCTTGGTAAGCGCTGGAAGAAAGTGCATAGGCTGGTTTATCTCATTGTCGTTCTGGCGTTGCTGCATATGCTCTGGGTGGTTCGAGCGGACGCGGCGCGCTGGTTCCTCTATGCAGGTAGTGCCGCGGCACTCTTCTTCTTGCGCGTTCCTGCGGTGGCTAAGGCTCTCACTTCAGTATGCAGCAGAAAGAGTCGGCTTGAATAA
- a CDS encoding paraquat-inducible protein A has product MPESAASPRLEELPIEQLVGCPECDLLMTRPTLNLGEVAECPRCGCELFRLRHRIVGPGLALVLAALLLYFPANFLPIMQLNLLGRVTHDTVWSGVLSLYNSGMQGIAVVVFLCSMAVPLLKLLCQLAVLLCIAIDRAKSVGLLLYRIYHHLREWGMLEVYLLGILVSIIKLRDMAELSLGVGLACFAGLLVVQVWLELVMSPHQVWEALSESDDARR; this is encoded by the coding sequence ATGCCGGAATCGGCTGCTAGTCCAAGGCTCGAAGAGCTTCCGATCGAACAGCTCGTCGGCTGCCCAGAATGTGATCTGTTGATGACCAGGCCGACGCTCAACCTTGGTGAGGTCGCTGAGTGTCCTCGTTGTGGCTGCGAGCTGTTTCGGTTACGACACCGCATCGTAGGCCCGGGGCTGGCGCTGGTGTTGGCGGCCCTGCTGCTTTACTTTCCTGCGAATTTCCTGCCGATCATGCAGTTGAACCTCCTTGGGCGAGTCACCCACGATACCGTCTGGAGTGGCGTGCTAAGTCTGTACAACAGCGGCATGCAAGGCATTGCCGTGGTGGTTTTCCTCTGCAGCATGGCGGTGCCGCTGCTGAAACTGCTGTGCCAGCTCGCCGTGTTGCTCTGCATCGCCATCGATCGCGCCAAATCAGTAGGGCTGCTGCTCTACCGGATCTATCACCATCTGCGCGAGTGGGGGATGCTTGAGGTCTATCTGCTTGGGATCCTCGTTTCCATCATCAAGCTACGAGACATGGCGGAGCTGAGCCTTGGTGTCGGCCTAGCCTGCTTTGCCGGGCTGCTGGTCGTTCAGGTGTGGCTGGAGCTCGTGATGTCACCGCATCAGGTCTGGGAAGCGCTGTCGGAGTCTGACGATGCGCGCCGCTGA
- the ilvC gene encoding ketol-acid reductoisomerase — MKVSYDKDCDLSIIQGKKVAIIGYGSQGHAHACNLKDSGVDVTVGLRPGSSSIAKAEAHGLKVSDVPAAVAAADLVMILTPDEFQGRLYKDEIEPNLKQGATLAFAHGFSIHYNQVVPRADLDVIMIAPKAPGHTVRSEFVKGGGIPDLIAIYQDASGNARNVALSYACGVGGGRTGIIETTFKDETETDLFGEQAVLCGGCVELVKAGFETLVEAGYAPEMAYFECLHELKLIVDLMFEGGIANMNYSISNNAEYGEYVTGPEVINAESRAAMRNALKRIQDGEYAKMFITEGAANYPSMTAYRRNNAAHGIEVVGEKLRAMMPWIAANKIVDKSKN, encoded by the coding sequence ATGAAGGTTTCTTACGATAAAGACTGCGACCTCTCCATCATTCAGGGCAAGAAGGTCGCCATCATCGGTTACGGCTCCCAGGGCCACGCGCACGCGTGCAACCTGAAGGATTCCGGCGTCGACGTCACCGTCGGCCTGCGTCCGGGCTCGTCCTCGATTGCCAAGGCCGAGGCCCATGGCCTGAAGGTCAGCGACGTGCCGGCTGCCGTTGCCGCTGCCGATCTGGTAATGATCCTGACCCCGGACGAGTTCCAGGGCCGTCTGTACAAGGACGAAATCGAGCCGAACCTGAAGCAGGGCGCGACCCTGGCCTTCGCTCACGGCTTCTCGATCCACTACAACCAGGTTGTACCGCGTGCCGATCTGGACGTGATCATGATCGCTCCGAAGGCGCCAGGTCACACCGTGCGTTCCGAGTTCGTCAAGGGCGGCGGCATCCCTGACCTGATCGCGATCTACCAGGACGCTTCCGGCAATGCCCGTAACGTCGCACTGTCCTATGCCTGTGGCGTCGGCGGTGGCCGTACCGGCATCATCGAAACCACCTTCAAGGACGAAACCGAAACCGACCTGTTCGGCGAGCAGGCTGTTCTCTGTGGCGGTTGCGTTGAGTTGGTCAAGGCTGGCTTTGAAACACTGGTCGAAGCTGGCTACGCGCCGGAAATGGCCTACTTCGAGTGTCTGCACGAGCTGAAGCTGATCGTCGATCTGATGTTCGAAGGCGGCATCGCCAACATGAACTACTCGATCTCCAACAACGCCGAGTACGGCGAGTACGTGACCGGTCCTGAAGTAATCAACGCCGAGTCCCGCGCCGCCATGCGCAATGCCCTGAAGCGCATTCAGGACGGCGAATACGCCAAGATGTTCATCACCGAAGGCGCTGCCAACTATCCGTCGATGACTGCCTACCGTCGCAACAACGCGGCGCACGGTATCGAAGTGGTCGGCGAGAAGCTGCGTGCGATGATGCCTTGGATCGCGGCGAACAAGATCGTCGACAAGAGCAAGAACTGA
- the msrP gene encoding protein-methionine-sulfoxide reductase catalytic subunit MsrP produces the protein MLIRIPASGECRESEVTTEAAYFSRRQILRGVMLSGAAAGLPSLANASERYPGVTAAQAPEWFTDKLANARWQAVVPEDETITPFADASQYNNFYEFGPNKGDPARHASALKVEPWSVLIDGEVDQPGRYALEDLCSESRLEERIYRLRCVEAWSMVIPWLGFPLADLIRKAQPHSSAKFIRFETAYRPEEMRGTRSGFGLIDWPYVEGLRMDEAMHPLTLLAVGMYGRTLPNQNGAPLRLVVPWKYGFKSIKSIVRISFVREQPTTTWQSMAPQEYGFYANVNPKVSHPRWSQARERRLPGSLFSPNLRDTQLFNGYAEQVAGLYSSMDLSKDY, from the coding sequence ATGCTTATCAGGATTCCCGCCTCCGGCGAGTGTCGTGAGTCAGAGGTAACTACCGAGGCGGCATACTTCAGCCGCCGGCAGATTCTTCGTGGAGTCATGCTGTCCGGTGCTGCCGCAGGATTGCCGTCTCTCGCTAATGCTTCCGAGCGTTATCCCGGCGTGACTGCGGCGCAGGCTCCGGAGTGGTTCACCGACAAACTGGCCAACGCCCGTTGGCAGGCAGTGGTCCCAGAAGACGAAACCATTACGCCATTTGCGGACGCTTCCCAGTACAACAACTTCTACGAGTTCGGTCCCAACAAGGGTGATCCGGCGCGTCATGCTTCGGCTTTGAAAGTGGAGCCTTGGTCGGTGTTGATCGATGGTGAGGTCGATCAGCCCGGGCGTTACGCTCTTGAGGACCTGTGCTCGGAAAGCCGGCTCGAGGAGCGCATCTATCGGCTTCGCTGTGTGGAGGCCTGGTCAATGGTCATTCCGTGGCTGGGTTTTCCTTTGGCCGATCTGATTCGCAAGGCCCAACCGCATTCCTCTGCGAAGTTTATTCGGTTCGAAACGGCGTACCGGCCGGAGGAAATGCGCGGAACCCGCTCTGGATTTGGACTGATCGATTGGCCCTATGTCGAGGGGTTGCGAATGGATGAGGCCATGCATCCACTAACGTTGCTCGCGGTCGGCATGTATGGTCGCACGCTACCTAACCAGAATGGGGCGCCACTGAGGTTGGTGGTCCCTTGGAAGTACGGCTTCAAAAGCATCAAGTCCATAGTGCGGATCAGTTTCGTGCGCGAGCAGCCGACTACGACCTGGCAGTCGATGGCGCCGCAGGAATATGGCTTCTACGCCAACGTCAACCCGAAGGTTTCGCACCCTCGTTGGTCGCAGGCTCGTGAGCGTCGACTTCCGGGAAGCCTGTTCAGCCCGAATCTCCGGGACACCCAACTGTTCAATGGCTACGCAGAGCAAGTCGCGGGGTTATATAGCTCGATGGATCTCAGTAAGGATTACTGA
- a CDS encoding MlaD family protein — protein sequence MTDLPQAKTRPASNWSAIWILPLIALMIGAWLAWQAYSERGIHIEVLFDSAEGIEVGKTSVLYKGMTIGVVRELRLEEDGRRQVVVADIEMNKDVEGYLRSGTRFWLVRPSVTLAGITGLETLVSGNYIGISPAEGEETRRFAALAEEPPMSDNRIGLHLTLKADRLGSLNRGSPVFYRQIQVGQVKNYVLAEDDSTVEVQLFIQPEYAHLVRKHTRFWNASGVTVDAGLTGVKFRTESLASIVAGGIAFATPAHRQDSPATDPSIPFRLYEDFDAAQAGIKALVSLQDFDGLQAGRTPVIYKGMQVGLLKKLDIDSDLSGAQAELSIDPLFEDYLVEDTQFWVVKPSVSVAGISGLEALVRGNYISVRPGEKGAEPRRNFVARAKAPPLDIRSPGLHLVLTADNLGSLDVGSPVLYRQVRVGSVQSYQFSRDQQRVVVGVHIEQPYADLVNSSSRFWNASGISLSGGLSGIEVRSESLQSLLAGGIAFETPDPQAPATKKVPRFKLHKDRGSAIRRGTSIEIRLTRGDGLGAGTPIRYKGLEVGEVDSVTLSDDLGYVVLRARITTAESRIARAGTQFWVVRPELGIMRTANLDTLVSGPYLEVAPGKPGSAEQTRFNGEEREPQKVGEGLTLVLSAARLGSIKPGNAVTYREVKVGEVTGYELGQNADRVLIRVLIEPRYAPLVHTGSRFWETSGFGVDFSLFKGASLRTDSLESLIEGGVAFATPDGEQRGRRALPGQTFALFKEPQEEWFGWAPKIELGRAETRE from the coding sequence ATGACTGACCTGCCGCAAGCAAAAACCCGTCCAGCCTCCAACTGGTCGGCCATCTGGATATTGCCGCTGATCGCGCTGATGATCGGCGCCTGGCTGGCCTGGCAGGCCTATAGCGAACGGGGCATCCACATCGAAGTGCTGTTCGACAGCGCCGAAGGGATCGAGGTGGGCAAGACCTCGGTGCTGTACAAGGGCATGACCATCGGCGTCGTGCGTGAGCTGCGGCTGGAGGAGGATGGCCGCCGACAGGTGGTCGTCGCCGATATCGAGATGAACAAGGACGTCGAAGGCTACCTGCGTAGCGGCACGCGCTTCTGGCTGGTCAGGCCCAGCGTTACCCTGGCCGGGATCACCGGCCTGGAGACGCTGGTATCGGGCAACTACATCGGCATCAGCCCGGCCGAGGGTGAAGAAACGCGTCGTTTCGCGGCGCTGGCCGAGGAGCCGCCGATGTCGGACAACCGCATCGGCCTGCACCTTACGCTCAAGGCCGACCGCCTGGGCTCGCTGAACCGTGGCAGCCCGGTGTTCTACCGGCAGATCCAGGTCGGCCAGGTGAAGAACTACGTGTTGGCCGAAGACGACAGCACGGTCGAGGTGCAGCTGTTCATCCAGCCCGAATACGCGCACCTGGTGCGCAAGCACACGCGGTTCTGGAACGCCAGCGGTGTCACCGTGGACGCGGGGCTCACCGGAGTGAAATTTCGTACGGAGTCGCTGGCTAGCATCGTCGCCGGCGGCATTGCCTTTGCCACGCCTGCCCACCGCCAGGACAGCCCGGCGACCGATCCGAGCATCCCCTTCCGGCTCTATGAGGACTTCGATGCGGCCCAGGCGGGTATCAAGGCGCTCGTATCGCTACAGGATTTCGATGGGCTACAGGCTGGTCGGACTCCTGTCATCTACAAGGGCATGCAGGTCGGTTTGCTAAAGAAACTAGATATCGATTCGGACCTCAGTGGCGCACAGGCCGAACTCTCCATCGACCCGCTGTTCGAGGACTATCTGGTCGAGGACACGCAGTTCTGGGTGGTCAAACCGTCGGTTTCGGTTGCCGGCATTTCCGGTCTCGAGGCCCTCGTGCGCGGCAATTACATTTCGGTTCGTCCTGGCGAAAAAGGAGCGGAACCCCGACGCAACTTTGTCGCGCGAGCCAAGGCGCCACCGCTGGACATACGTTCGCCGGGCCTCCATCTGGTGCTGACGGCCGACAACCTCGGCTCTCTGGATGTCGGCAGTCCTGTGCTCTATCGCCAAGTACGGGTGGGTTCCGTGCAGAGTTACCAGTTCTCGCGCGACCAGCAGCGGGTAGTGGTGGGCGTACACATCGAGCAGCCCTACGCCGATCTGGTGAACAGTTCGAGTCGGTTCTGGAATGCCAGTGGCATTTCCCTGAGCGGCGGCCTTTCCGGCATTGAAGTGCGCAGCGAATCCCTGCAGAGCCTGCTGGCCGGGGGCATCGCATTCGAGACGCCGGATCCGCAAGCGCCGGCTACCAAAAAAGTGCCCCGATTCAAGTTGCACAAGGACCGGGGCAGCGCAATACGGCGCGGTACCTCGATAGAGATTCGTCTGACTCGCGGCGACGGCCTCGGTGCCGGCACGCCGATCCGCTACAAGGGGCTGGAGGTCGGTGAGGTCGACAGCGTGACCCTGAGCGACGACCTTGGATACGTCGTGCTGCGTGCTCGGATTACCACGGCTGAGTCCCGCATCGCTCGCGCGGGCACGCAGTTCTGGGTGGTTCGGCCCGAGCTGGGCATCATGCGCACCGCCAATCTGGATACGCTCGTCAGCGGTCCCTATCTGGAGGTTGCACCCGGGAAGCCGGGGTCGGCCGAACAGACTCGATTCAATGGTGAAGAGCGTGAGCCGCAGAAGGTTGGCGAAGGGCTCACGCTGGTCCTCAGCGCTGCGCGGCTGGGCTCGATCAAACCAGGCAATGCAGTCACCTACCGGGAGGTCAAGGTCGGCGAGGTGACCGGCTACGAGCTGGGCCAGAATGCCGACCGGGTGCTGATCCGCGTGCTCATCGAGCCGCGCTATGCGCCGCTGGTACATACCGGCAGCCGCTTCTGGGAAACCAGCGGCTTCGGCGTCGATTTCAGCCTGTTCAAGGGCGCGAGCCTGCGTACCGACTCGCTGGAGTCGTTGATCGAAGGCGGCGTCGCCTTCGCCACGCCGGACGGCGAGCAGAGGGGGCGGCGTGCCCTGCCGGGGCAGACCTTCGCGCTGTTCAAGGAGCCGCAGGAGGAATGGTTTGGCTGGGCGCCGAAGATCGAGTTGGGACGAGCGGAGACCCGCGAGTGA
- a CDS encoding paraquat-inducible protein A, whose product MRAADVGLMVCHECHQLNRATPDIKHQHCSRCGARVHMRRPNSIARTWALLITAALLYLPANLLPIMTIRMLGSGAPDTIMSGVVTLAKHGMFPIAAVVFIASILVPTFKLLGIAMLLISVQRHHPMSPRQRILVFRFIEWIGRWSMLDIFVIAILVAIVNFGSLASVEAGFGAVAFASVVILTMLAAITFDPRLIWDNTESGNKHD is encoded by the coding sequence ATGCGCGCCGCTGACGTCGGACTGATGGTCTGCCACGAGTGCCACCAGCTGAACCGGGCTACGCCTGATATCAAGCATCAGCATTGCAGCCGTTGCGGTGCCCGAGTGCATATGCGCAGGCCCAATAGCATTGCGCGCACCTGGGCATTGCTGATCACTGCAGCGTTGCTCTATCTGCCGGCCAACCTGCTGCCGATCATGACGATACGCATGCTCGGCAGCGGGGCACCTGACACCATCATGTCCGGCGTAGTCACACTGGCCAAGCACGGCATGTTTCCGATCGCCGCGGTGGTGTTCATCGCCAGCATTCTCGTACCGACGTTCAAGTTGCTTGGAATCGCCATGTTGCTGATTTCGGTACAAAGGCATCATCCAATGTCGCCACGCCAGCGGATATTGGTTTTTCGCTTCATCGAGTGGATCGGCCGCTGGTCCATGCTCGATATCTTCGTCATCGCCATTCTGGTGGCAATCGTCAATTTTGGCAGTCTCGCCAGCGTCGAAGCGGGGTTTGGCGCTGTTGCCTTCGCCAGCGTAGTCATTCTGACCATGCTCGCAGCCATTACATTCGACCCACGTCTGATCTGGGATAACACGGAATCCGGGAACAAGCATGACTGA